GTTTTGGttatataatgttataTCTTTTTCGTTATATGCATCATCATaattacttttattatcatcataattatttttattatcatcataattatttttattatcatcataattattttttttatcatcataattattttttttatcatcataattattttttttatcatcataattattGTTATACTTTTTTAATTGGTTATCATCTACAATTTGATCTTCCTcataatcattattatataatctGTCATTAATATCTCTTTTTTCATTCTCTGATTTATCAGCAAATACACCTTTTAGATATGTTTCATAATTACAATTTTGGCTAGTTCCTGACTTGTTCAGGTGTTTTTCGGTTACATTTTGTGGATGAGCATAATTATAGTTGAGAATATGTTTGATACGATTAGATTGAATCCATGGAAAATTAGTTCTTCTAACTCCTTTGATATGTTCAGTAATAACATTTTCATGAGGTTTTAATAGTAGTAATGAATCATTATgaatatgtatattttttttttttgaggttttattttttttttcgcATATGGCTAGTGGTGTTAATGTTCTATCTAGATTATCTCTTGCTTGTTTAGGTAAATTGAGTCTTTCTTTTTCGAATGGGCCATCAGGATTTGCCAAAGGAGGATTTCTATTTTGAATGATTGGTAGTTTATCACTTCTTTCTGCATCATCTGCAACagttaaaaaaatattattttctaagTTGGATTTATTGtgtaaataattttttcctGTGATTTTTTTCCATGTATGATAAGTTTTTTCTAGATCATAATCatcaatatttatattaacaGTAGCACTTCCACTTTTTCTTCCAACACAAATACTCATTTTTCCTTGTAAGTCAGGAACAAGTTTAgtttcaaaatatttttgttgATTATCATATGTAGAATAAGAGATTAAAGGTCTTTTTGAAGGTATTAATTCTAATGAATTATgatttatatgatttaaaatatttttcatctGTGAACTATCACTTTTGTTGTTTGATGTTTTCTTTCTGGagtttatatttaattcGGTGATTCGATTACAAACAACACCAGCATTCTTATTTCCATCCATATACAATCCACAATTCTCTGCAACTAATTTTTTACCCACTCTTATTTCTTTCTTGTCATGTTGAAACATGTCATTTTTGGAGTACTCGTTGTTTTGCAgcatttatataaaaataaaataagacaactgtttaaaaaatatgggaacatacaaaaaataaaataaaataaaataaaataaataaataaataaataaagagatattttaaaatgagttttattttattcgataaacaaaaataaattcttattttttaatatatatacatatatatatatatatatatatatatatatatatatattttatcacAAGATATTCATAATTTACATGTGGAGCTCATGCGATAAGTTTTGAAACaattatatgatttttttgggcttatatataatattacagatattatattatatatataacaaaaaaaacaaaaaacaaaaaataaaaaataaaaaataaaaaacaacaacatatatatatatatatatatatatatatttatttatttatttatttgtatgtttatttttattttttt
This region of Plasmodium gaboni strain SY75 chromosome 12, whole genome shotgun sequence genomic DNA includes:
- a CDS encoding putative thioredoxin-like associated protein 1, with product MLQNNEYSKNDMFQHDKKEIRVGKKLVAENCGLYMDGNKNAGVVCNRITELNINSRKKTSNNKSDSSQMKNILNHINHNSLELIPSKRPLISYSTYDNQQKYFETKLVPDLQGKMSICVGRKSGSATVNINIDDYDLEKTYHTWKKITGKNYLHNKSNLENNIFLTVADDAERSDKLPIIQNRNPPLANPDGPFEKERLNLPKQARDNLDRTLTPLAICEKKNKTSKKKNIHIHNDSLLLLKPHENVITEHIKGVRRTNFPWIQSNRIKHILNYNYAHPQNVTEKHLNKSGTSQNCNYETYLKGVFADKSENEKRDINDRLYNNDYEEDQIVDDNQLKKYNNNYDDKKNNYDDKKNNYDDKKNNYDDNKNNYDDNKNNYDDNKSNYDDAYNEKDITLYNQNNYKNDENMFQQYNKKYNDPHKHIDYLSYENTLDNCNSLINQKTKNYKDTQNYLGNNNYNIQHNKGQYQVPNYNTHVETPQNIYNSHTRNCSNNYGQEINNVVHNQQEHVNGNNNYYKISSFENML